In Gammaproteobacteria bacterium, a genomic segment contains:
- a CDS encoding ATP-binding protein has translation MKENFENHLEIIGQSIAHDLRTPLLAVHSGIEGVKKYLPVLIDTYKQAAQHQLNLPDIQPRHFDMLEKALNFASQATYCANVYVNILELNLTRINIGNLIELCSMSDCLDKAIEKYPYKSDRERLILSKSITHSEDFLFNGNKVYINNLLLNLFSNSVYRAQRTENGTISIITKKGKNENYLYIKDTDIGLPSNELESVFLPTYRSQQHNLGLYFCKELMRVLKGDITCHAEENCFTEFILTFPSHIS, from the coding sequence ATGAAAGAAAATTTTGAAAATCACCTTGAAATCATAGGCCAAAGCATTGCACATGATCTTCGCACCCCTCTTTTAGCCGTGCATTCAGGTATTGAAGGTGTAAAAAAATATCTTCCTGTGTTAATTGATACTTATAAACAAGCTGCTCAGCATCAACTCAATCTCCCTGATATTCAACCGCGACATTTTGACATGCTAGAGAAAGCATTAAATTTTGCTTCTCAAGCCACTTATTGTGCTAATGTATATGTTAATATACTGGAACTAAACTTGACTAGGATTAATATAGGAAATCTAATAGAGTTATGCTCAATGAGTGATTGCTTAGACAAAGCTATCGAAAAATACCCTTATAAATCAGATCGTGAAAGACTTATTTTATCTAAGTCGATTACTCATTCAGAAGATTTTTTGTTTAATGGAAATAAAGTGTATATCAACAATCTTTTGTTGAATTTATTTAGCAACAGTGTTTATCGTGCTCAAAGAACTGAAAATGGTACGATATCTATAATAACGAAAAAAGGTAAAAATGAAAATTATTTGTATATTAAAGATACTGATATAGGTTTACCCTCCAATGAATTAGAATCAGTTTTTTTACCAACCTATCGTTCACAGCAACACAATCTAGGGCTATATTTCTGCAAAGAATTGATGAGGGTATTAAAGGGCGACATCACTTGTCATGCGGAAGAAAACTGTTTTACGGAATTTATTCTTACATTTCCTTCTCATATTTCTTAG